The Glycine soja cultivar W05 chromosome 3, ASM419377v2, whole genome shotgun sequence genome window below encodes:
- the LOC114406391 gene encoding uric acid degradation bifunctional protein TTL-like isoform X1, which yields MEFSFDEKDFVSCCGSTKFAKEMASASPFGSLQDAVSVARDVWFNSVDVNGWLQAFSAHPQIGQSHAPSVASEASAQWSKGEQSTALATATGSSLQELSEWNARYREKFGFVFLICAAGRSTDEILAELKRRYTNRPIVEFEIAAREQMKITELRLAKLFSSRENISSTADKNSTARKAEEDRISIISSHMTATSESSTGKSIQHPARTRPPITTHVLDVSRGAPAAGIDVLLEVWRGTQSQPTFGATGGGSWVFQGSSKTDSDGRSGQLLSIVDEASPGIYRISFNTGKYIPNGFFPYVSIVFEIKESQKREHFHVPLLLSPFSFSTYRGS from the exons ATGGAGTTCAGTTTCGATGAGAAGGACTTTGTGTCGTGCTGCGGGAGCACTAAATTCGCGAAGGAAATGGCTTCGGCCTCTCCTTTCGGTTCGTTGCAGGACGCTGTTTCTGTTGCCAGAGACGTTTGGTTCAACAGCGTTGATGTCAATGGTTGGCTTCAGGCCTTCTCTGCGCACCCTCAGATCGGTCAAAGCCACGCTCCCTCTGTTGCCTCTGAAGCCAGTGCTCA GTGGAGTAAGGGAGAGCAATCAACTGCTTTAGCAACTGCTACTGGTTCGAGCTTACAG GAACTATCTGAATGGAATGCTCGGTACAGGGAAAAGTTTGGGTTTGTATTTCTCATTTGTGCAGCTGGGAGAAGTACTGATGAGATACTTGCTGAACTGAag AGACGTTATACAAACAGGCCAATTGTTGAATTTGAGATTGCTGCTCGGGAGCAAATGAAAATTACAGAACTACGCCTTGCAAAGCTCTTTTCAAGTAGAGAAAACATTTCTTCTACAGCTGATAAGAATTCCACTGCTAGAAAGGCAGAAG AAGATCGTATAAGCATTATCAGTAGTCACATGACTGCTACTTCAGAGAGTTCAACAGGCAAATCAATTCAGCATCCTGCCAGAACCCGCCCTCCCATTACCACTCACGTGTTGGATGTTTCGCGGGGGGCTCCAGCTGCTGGTATTGATGTACTTCTGGAGGTGTGGAGGGGCACTCAGTCTCAGCCAACATTTGGGGCCACAGGCGGTGGCAGTTGGGTGTTCCAAGGGTCTTCAAAGACGGATTCGGATGGCCGCAGTGGTCAACTGTTGAGCATAGTCGATGAAGCGAGTCCAGGGATATACAGGATAAGTTTCAACACTGGGAAGTACATCCCAAATGGTTTCTTTCCTTATGTGTCTATAGTGTTTGAAATCAAAGAGTCACAAAAAAGGGAACATTTTCATGTTCCTCTCCTACTTTCACCGTTCTCATTCAGCACTTACCGTGGAAGCTAG
- the LOC114406391 gene encoding uric acid degradation bifunctional protein TTL-like isoform X2, with protein MEFSFDEKDFVSCCGSTKFAKEMASASPFGSLQDAVSVARDVWFNSVDVNGWLQAFSAHPQIGQSHAPSVASEASAQWSKGEQSTALATATGSSLQELSEWNARYREKFGFVFLICAAGRSTDEILAELKRRYTNRPIVEFEIAAREQMKITELRLAKLFSSRENISSTADKNSTARKAEDRISIISSHMTATSESSTGKSIQHPARTRPPITTHVLDVSRGAPAAGIDVLLEVWRGTQSQPTFGATGGGSWVFQGSSKTDSDGRSGQLLSIVDEASPGIYRISFNTGKYIPNGFFPYVSIVFEIKESQKREHFHVPLLLSPFSFSTYRGS; from the exons ATGGAGTTCAGTTTCGATGAGAAGGACTTTGTGTCGTGCTGCGGGAGCACTAAATTCGCGAAGGAAATGGCTTCGGCCTCTCCTTTCGGTTCGTTGCAGGACGCTGTTTCTGTTGCCAGAGACGTTTGGTTCAACAGCGTTGATGTCAATGGTTGGCTTCAGGCCTTCTCTGCGCACCCTCAGATCGGTCAAAGCCACGCTCCCTCTGTTGCCTCTGAAGCCAGTGCTCA GTGGAGTAAGGGAGAGCAATCAACTGCTTTAGCAACTGCTACTGGTTCGAGCTTACAG GAACTATCTGAATGGAATGCTCGGTACAGGGAAAAGTTTGGGTTTGTATTTCTCATTTGTGCAGCTGGGAGAAGTACTGATGAGATACTTGCTGAACTGAag AGACGTTATACAAACAGGCCAATTGTTGAATTTGAGATTGCTGCTCGGGAGCAAATGAAAATTACAGAACTACGCCTTGCAAAGCTCTTTTCAAGTAGAGAAAACATTTCTTCTACAGCTGATAAGAATTCCACTGCTAGAAAGGCAGAAG ATCGTATAAGCATTATCAGTAGTCACATGACTGCTACTTCAGAGAGTTCAACAGGCAAATCAATTCAGCATCCTGCCAGAACCCGCCCTCCCATTACCACTCACGTGTTGGATGTTTCGCGGGGGGCTCCAGCTGCTGGTATTGATGTACTTCTGGAGGTGTGGAGGGGCACTCAGTCTCAGCCAACATTTGGGGCCACAGGCGGTGGCAGTTGGGTGTTCCAAGGGTCTTCAAAGACGGATTCGGATGGCCGCAGTGGTCAACTGTTGAGCATAGTCGATGAAGCGAGTCCAGGGATATACAGGATAAGTTTCAACACTGGGAAGTACATCCCAAATGGTTTCTTTCCTTATGTGTCTATAGTGTTTGAAATCAAAGAGTCACAAAAAAGGGAACATTTTCATGTTCCTCTCCTACTTTCACCGTTCTCATTCAGCACTTACCGTGGAAGCTAG